CGATCCATTTCGAGAAACTTTCCCGAACTCAAAATGCGAGGCTCTCGAAGAACGAGTTTGTTGTCCCGGTAGGTTTCGCGGATATATTCGTTTAGATATACGGAAAGAATTTGGAACGGATCTTTTTCCGAAGCGATTTCCTGATCTTTGAGAAACGTGAATTCTCGATTTTTGAAATATTCCAATTCTTGAAAGAAGGAATGTTCCGATTTCGGAACACAGATTTCCGAGGGTCTGAACTTTTCGAGTTCCGCTACGAGTCGTTCGATTCCGGTGATCGAAGCGGAGGAATAAAAAACTTCTCCCGTGGAGAAATCGGCCATCGCGAAATAGATCAGACTTTTTTTGAGATGTAAAACGGCGAGATAGTTGTTCTGAAATCCGGAAAGAAGATTCTCTTCGATGACAGTTCCCGGAGTGATGATCCGCACTACATCCCGTGTCATGAGTTTGGAGCCGGGTTCGTCCGGTTTGGATTGTTCGCAGATCGCGATCTTTTTTCCCGCGTTTAAAAGACGGGAGATGTAATTGTCCTTGGAATGATACGGAATCCCGCACATAGGAACCGCGTTTTGCCGTTTGGTAAGAGCGATGTCCAAAATGGAAGAGGCAACTTTCGCATCCTCCAGAAACATCTCGTAAAAATCTCCCATACGAAAGAAAAGGATCGTATCGGGAAAATCCTTTTTGATCGCGAGGAATTGTTTCATCATCGGAGTGTTCAGCGCATCCGCGAGATCGCTCCAGTATTCTGCAGAGGTTCCTGTGGTTTCCAAACTCATAAGGCCGATTTTGCGTTCCTGATAAATTGAATTACTTTTTGTGCGTCCTTGATTCCGGGAGAAGATTCCACTCCGCTGGCGACGTCCACTCCGAACGGACGAACCGATCGAATCGCCTGAGCGACGTTAGACGGAGTAAGGCCCCCGGCCAAGAGAAAGTTTCGTTCGATTCCTTGAACGTATTCCCAATTGAATGTTTCTCCGGTTCCTCCGCCCGCGCCCTTGGAATAACTATCCAAGATCAGAAGTTCGCCCGGAACGACGGACTGGAGATCTTCGTTCGTGATCGGTGCGGAAACCCGATACGAACAAATCTGTCTTTTCCGGAAGAGTGTTTCCCGAATGCTCGGCGTTACGCTTGTATCGTCCCAAACCCATTGGATAAAATCGTGATCGAGAGAAGAGATCACGGTTTTCATTTCTTCGAGGGAATTCTTATAGAATAAGAGTACGATCTCCGGAGAATTCTCCTGCGAACGATAGAATTCCACGATCTTGCGCGCTTCGGCGAGTTCGATTTTTCTGGGACTGGAAGGCACGAAATTGAGTCCGACGTAATCGGCTCCTTCTTCCCTGCAGATGCGTGCGATTTCCAGATCGCGAATTCCGCAGATTTTGACTTTTGCTGTTTCGTTTGAATGGCGATTCATGGACGGAAGTTTTTCCAGTCTTCCCGAGGGGTTTTGTGAGATCACGTACTTTAACACTGGTCAGTTTCCGCGGGCGACGCAGAATCGGATTCGATGGCCATCTTTCATTCTTTCCCGATCGCGGAAGGGAAAAAAATCAAGATTCTGATCGCGGGCAAAAAGGATCTTCCGAACGAATCGTTAGACCTCCAAACCCAAAAGCGTGAAATCGCAAAGCTCACCGGAGTTTCCGAATCGAACGTTTTTATTCTGGATCAGGTTCACGGTGATACGGTGTTCGACGCGGACCGGTCGGATGCTTCTTCCTTTGAGAAAGGAGACGCGTGGATCGGCGATGCTTCCGGGAAAATTCTCTGCATCAAAACCGCGGATTGTTTGCCCTTATTTTTTTGGTCCGAACAAAGTCCTAAGTTTGTCGCGATTCACTCCGGTTGGAAGGGAACGTTAGCCGGAATTACGGAAAAAACTTTGCGGCTTGCGTTCGACCGATCGATTCTTTCGAACGGTACTCTGCTCGGATATCTCGGACCCTGTGCGAGCGGTCTTCGTTACGAAGTGGGAGAAGACGTAGCTTTGTTGTTTCGGGAGGAATTTCCGAACTGTTTGCAGGAAACAAAGCCGGGTAAGTTTCTGCTGGATCTGGAATCGTTTTTGAAATTTCGTCTGGAGAAGAACGGCATTTCCGTCGTGTTGCAATCCGAACGGATCTGTACGATGGAGAAGGATTCAGACTTCTTCAGTCACCGTCGAAAGGATGTGGGAAGAAATCTGAATCTGATTTGGAAAGAAGGTTAGACTTTCGGAACCTTCTTGATCGCGGCGTTGACCTTTTCCAAAACCTTCTCGCGTTTGACCGGTTTCGGAATGTAATCCATCGCGCCTTCGTCGATCAGGTTTTTCAATACTGCGGGAGTGTTTTCCTCGGATACGATGATGATTCTCGGAAGAACTCCCTTGTCCTTGATTTCAAAGAAGGTCGCATAACCGTCCATCACGGGAAGGTTCAAGTCGAGAGTGATCAGATCCACGAGTCTGTGTTGATCGTAGAGCTGTACGAGTTCCTTTCCGTTTTCCGCAAATCCGATCACTTGATAACCTTCCGATTCCAAGATTTGCGCCAATTGTTTGGCCTGAAATCTGGAGTTCTCGGCGATCAAAACTTGATACGGTCTTCCGTTGGGAGCTACACCTGCTTTCATTGTTTACCTCTTTTTAGAGAAAGGATTCGATGACTTGACCGATTTCCTTGGTTCCGACTACGGTCGATCCCGCTTCGGCGATGTCTCTGGTTCTTTTGCCGGAGGCGATCGTTTTGCGAACCGCGCTTTCGATCTTGGCCGCTTCTTCTTCCATAGAAAAAGAATAGCGCAACATCAATGCGGCGCTGAGCACCTGTGCGATCGGATTCGCCACTCCTTTGCCTGCGATGTCCGGTGCGGAACCTCCGGAAGGTTCGTATAAACCGAAACCGGATTCCGAAAGGGAAGCCGAAGGCAACATACCGATCGAACCCGTGATGATGGAAGCCTCGTCGGAAAGAATGTCTCCGAACATGTTTTCGCAAAGAACCACGTCGAATTGTTTCGGGTTTACGATCAGCTGCATCGCCGCGTTGTCCACGTAAAGATGATTCAATTGGACGTCGGAAAATTCTTTCTTATGCAAATCGATTACAACTTCTTTCCAAAAAACGGAGGTCGTCAAGACGTTTGCTTTGTCGATGCTTGTCACTTTATTATTTCTTTTGCGGGCGGCTTGGAAGGCGACTCGTGTGATTCGTTCGATCTCCCTTCTGGAATACTTCATCGTGTCGTACGCGAATTCTTCCTGACCCGATCCTTCTCTTCCTTTCGGCTGTCCGAAGTAGATTCCGCCGGTCAATTCTCGCAGGATCAAAATGTCCAATCCGTCCCCGATGATGTCGGCGCGAACGGGGGAAGCCTTTTTCAATTCGGGATAGATGATCGCCGGTCTGATGTTTGCAAATAAGTCGAAGTGTTTTCGGAGAGGGAGAAGCGCTCCTCGTTCCGGTTGTTTTTCCGGAGGAAGACTTTCCCATTTCGGTCCGCCCACGCTTCCGAATAAAATCGCCGAGGATTCTTCGCAGAGTTTGAGCGTTTCGGGAGGAAGCGGATGGCCGGTTTTATCGATCGCGATTCCGCCCACGTATCCTTCCTTAAAATTAAACTCGGAAGCCTTCGCACCGAGAGCCTTTTTCAAAACGGAGAGGGCTACCTCCATTACTTCCGGTCCGATTCCGTCACCGGAAAGTACAGCTACGTTCTTCATTCTTTTATTGGATCCTTTTTAGTTTTGTTTGAGTACGGATTCGAAGATGTCCAATCCCTGATTTAAGAAATCGGAGGAGATCGTGAGAGGAGGCATGATCCGAATCACATTGTCCGCCGTCGCGTTCACCACGAGTCCTGCCGCGAGACAAGCTTCCGCGATCGGTCTGGAAGGAACTTTCAGCACGACTCCGATATGAAGACCCTTTCCTCTAACTTCGGAAATGACCGGATAACGTTCCTTCATGTCGTTCAATCTTGTAAACGCGATGTCCGAACAAAGATTCACGTTGTTCAGGATTTCTCTGGTCTGGATGATGCGGATGGTTTCGTACGCGATCGCCGCCGCGAGGTGATTTCCTCCGAAGGTAGAACCGTGAGAACCTTGTGTGAACAGGTCTTGGTATTTTTCTCCTACGATCAAAGCTCCGATCGGAAAACCCGATCCGAGTCCTTTGGCAAGAGTCATCGCGTCCGGTGAAAATCCCATCGTTTCAAAGGCGAATAACGTTCCGGTTCTTCCGATTCCGGTTTGAATTTCGTCGAAGATCAAAAGGGCGTCGTTTTCCGCGGTCAATTCGCGGGAAAGGGTTAAGAAGCTGTTGGAAAGGGGAATGATTCCGCTTTCTCCTAAGATCGGTTCTTCGATCAAGGCTACGATTCTTCCCTGATATCTTTCGAAGGCGGCGACGAGTGCTTCGTCGTTGTTCGGTTCAATGAACTCGATTCCTTTGAGAAGTTCTCCGTAACCCTTTCTGATTTTGTCCTGACCGGTTAAGCTCATCCCGGAAACGGATCTTCCGTGGAAACTTTTTTCCAGAGAAAGAATGATCGGGTCCACGATGCTTTTGGAAGTCGCGTATTTTCTAGCGAGTTTGAACGCGCCTTCGATCGCTTCGGTTCCGGAGTTGGTCAAAAACACTTTTCCGGGAAACGAATTGAGAATCAAAAGCTCCGCGAGTTTGGCCGCTTCTTCGGAGTAGAATAGATTCGAAGTGTGAAAGAGTTTGTCCGCTTGGGAACGAACGACTTCGATGATATCCGGATCGGCGTGGCCGAGATTGGTGACCGCGACCCCGCAGTGAAAGTCGATGTATTGTTTATTGTCAAAGTCGAATAGAAGTTCGTTGACCCCGTAACGGAACGCGACGTTGTAACGAGAGTATGTGTTGAGCAGATAATGATCCGCTAATTCTTTGGTGTGTTCAAAGAGTTCCTTGTGAATGTCCGTTTCGTTCATGAGAGTCCCGCCAATTTTAAAAATATTTCTTCGGAGGCTTTGATCTCGCCGAGCAGATCAGCCGTGAGAGTCCGAATCTCTCCTTGGTTTTTCGGAGCATTCAGACTTTGAAAGGAGGAATAGATCTTGATCTTCGGTTCGGTTCCGGAAGGACGAATCGTGAGCTTTGCGTTTCCTTCCAAAACGACTTGGATCACGTCGGAAGAAGGACAACCCGCGAATGCCGATTTGGAAGCGTTTCCTTTTGCGGTCTGGGTTTTGTAATCCAGAACGCCCACGATCTTTCTCTGATGGATTTGTTTTCCCAAAAGATCCACGGTTCGCAGAGATTCCAAGGATTTGCGGATCTTTTCTTTACCGGCGCTTCCTTCGAGTGTGAGAGATTTAAGACTTTCCTGAAAGAGGCCGTATTTCAGATAGATCTCGTCCATGTATTGCAGAAGGTCTTTTTTTTCGGTAAGAATTTCCAATAGGAGAAGGGCGGACGATAACGAATCCTTATCTCTCACGAAAGAAACAGGGAGATATCCGAAGGATTCTTCCCCGCCGAACAAAAAGAAATCGGTTTTGCTTTTGTCGATCTTTGCCATCACCTGCGCGATGAACTTGAATCCGGTTAATACGTTTTTGTATTTTACCTTGTTTTTCTTAGCGATGTTTTCTTGAAGATCCGTAGTTACGATGGTCTTGATCAATACTGCCTTTTTCTTTTTTTTGCCGGAGGCGTACGCTTCACAAAGATACGCGGCCATGATCGAGCCGATTTGATTTCCGTTTAATAAGACGTATTCTCCCTTGGAGTTTTTCACTCCGATTCCGAGTCGGTCCGCATCCGGGTCGGTTGCGATGAACGCGTGCGCGCCCTTTGCGATCGCGAACTTCTTGGAAAGTTCCATGGCCTCCGGTTCTTCGGGGTTCGGATATTTTACGGTGGGGAATTCTCCGTTCGGATCTTTTTGTTCGGGAACTAAGAATACGTTTTTGTATCCGAATCCGTTTAAGAGTTCCTTCATCGCTTTTCCGCCTGTTCCGTGTAACGGGGAATAAACGACCTTCAGTGCGGCTCGTTCTTTCGGTTTTAGGGAAGAGGAAAGGATTCCCGCTTTGGAAAGTTCCTTTTTGTAGGAAGCGAAACAGTCCTTGCCCGCGGGTTTTACCATCTTCTTATACAAAGGATCTTTCGGAGAAAGAATCGAAATCGAATTCCAATCGTGGATCGACTCGATTTTAGAAATGATCTTTTTATCATCCGGAGGTACGAGTTGTCCTCCGTCCGCGAGATAGGCTTTGAACCCGTTGTAATCGGGCGGATTGTGGGAAGCGGTGATTACGACTCCGCCCGTGGCCTTGTAATAACGGATCGCATACGAAAGAAGCGGGGTCGGAGTCACCTCGTTAAAAAGAATCACCTTCACTCCGAGAGAAGCGGCGATGCCCGCGGTGACTTCCGCAAATTCTTTGGATCTTCTTCTCGAATCGTACGCGATTACGATGGAAGCCTTCTTCGTTTTTTTAGAAAGATAACCTACGAAACCGAGAGCCGCCCGGCCCACGGTGAACTCGTTCATTCTTCCGATTCCGTTTCCGAGTCTTCCGCGCATGCCTCCCGTTCCGAATTCGAGAGGAACGGAAAAGGCTTCTACGTCGGGACCGGATTCTCCATTGGAGAATTTTTCCAGAGCGCGGGTCGCTTCCGTTCGAACTCCGCTCGGGAAGGGATCTTGTGTCCAGGAGTGAATGAGGGATTCGGGATGATTCATAGTACTTGCGGATTTCCGATATTTTTTTAAGAGGATTAAATTCATAAAAATCGCCTTTCCCTGAGGTTCAACCCTAATTTTAGCCGATTCTAAAAGTATGGAATCTTACGAATTCAATCAGGACGAAAACAGAGAATTCATCGGTTTGAGCCGCGTTTTAAAACTTGCCTCCTTCTCTTTTTTCTGTCTTTCGGGTGTGTCTTTCTTTTCCACGTTTGTTTCGAACGAAACGGGGAAACTCGTTTTGTTTCTCGTGCCTGGAATTCTTTTTTTATTGGCCGGTCTTTGGAGTTACAGTGCGGCGATTTCTTTCAAACGGATTACGGATACGAAGGGAGAAGATTTGGATTTCTTACGGATCGGTCTTCGTAGTTTACGAATTCATTTTTGGATTCAGATTTCTTTCGGATTTCTTGCAATTCTGTTTCTTTTGAGCGGAGCCATTCTTACCCTTGTCTCTTGATGCAACCCGGAGAATTCTGGATCGAGGAACGACTCGAGAAATATAGAAAAACCGCGCCCTGCAATCTGGGAGAAAGCGGGGTTCGCAATCGAACCTTCGGAGAACTTCTTTCCGCTCTGGAACTTTCTCCCGATGTTTTGAATTCGATTTCTTTGGAAGACGCTCCCAACCGAGGCGATCTTACTCTTCGGGAAGAAATCGCGAAGTTATATGCCGGTTTGCACGCGGATCGGATTTTGGTCACGACCGGAACCGGAGAAGCTCTGTACATTCTCTTTCATCTTCTATGCAAAAAAGGTTCGGTGGTTTCGTATCTCGATCCTGCCTTTCAAGCGTTATACGAAATCCCGAAGATGATCGGAGCCGTTTTGGAGCCGGTTTCTCTTTTGGAAACGATGGATCAAAATCCCGATTCTTCTCTGCCTGAATTCTGCGTTTGGGAATTGTTTGCGAGAGGGAAGAATCTAGTAATCTTCAATCATCCTCACAATCCTTCCGGTCTTTCTTTACGCGCGGCTGAAATCGAACGACTACGGGAATTCGCGTCCGAACACAAAGGCTGGATTTTGTTCGACGAACACTATCGGTTTTTAGATTTTCAAAACGATCTTTCTTGGACGGGCGCCGGTTTGAACGAAAGGACGGTCAGTACAGGTTCGATCACCAAGTGTTTTGGTGTGATGGGACTTCGGATTGGCTGGATGACCGGGCCGGTCGAATTGATCGAACGAGCGCGTTCGTTTAAAGACTATCTAACGCACACTGTTTCTCCGATTTCCGAGTTTTTAACGCTTCAGATTCTGAAGAATCGGGAACGATTGATCTCTCCGATCAAAACATCCATTTTACAGAATATTCAAAATTTCGAAAGCGTTTGGCGCGGTCTCCCCGGTTTGGAATCCTTTGTTCCCCCCGGAGGCGGAGTGGTCTCCTTCGTGAAGCTAAAAAAAGGAATCGATTCGTCGAAGTATGCGGACGCATTGATTTCCCAGTGCGGAGTTTTTGTTTTGCCGGGCCGCGATTTTGAATGCGAAGGTTGGATTCGGATCGGTTTTGGAGAAACGAACGAACGGTTTCAAGCGGGAATAGATCGCTGGAAAGAATTGAAACTCTAATTCAGCGGTCTTGTCGGAACACCGATAAAAAAAAGAATTCAGTCGTCCGAGCGGATTTTTCAAAGTTCCGACAAGATTCTCAAAGATGACTTGCAAAAACGAAAACCGAGATCGTTTAAACCGGGATCCAATAAAAAATCGGAATGTTCAAAAAAACAAAAGCGAAAACGACCTAAACCTTTTTCAAAATCCTTTCAACCATCGATTTGCAAACACCATCGGATGGACGGTTAAAATCGCGCGTTGGAAAAAACGGGCCTGTAAAAAGTCGCTCTTCAAATGAAACTTTCTTCCGCCGACTTGCAGGAACTCGGAATCGTAGGATTCTTGCGTTTCGCTTTCGATCTTAAAACGGATTTCTTTGTTCAAGATTTTGAATATTTGTTCTTTGGCGGAACTCTTCCAGTGAAATTCCTGAGGAAACAAATTGCGTTCCTTCAACCAAAGAGGAAGATTCTTTCTTTCTAATTTAGAAGGAAAGAATGTACCCAGGTAATACGATTCCGGATTTGCCAAATCCACGCTCTTGTCCGAGGATTCCCGCAAATAACCGAGCGCGTAGAGATCGCAAAACGCAAGTTCGGGAGAATAGGATTCGTCGTAGAATTCCTGTTTGGAAAACGAGGAAACGCGCGCTGCGACAAAGCGCAGTTTGATCTTCTTCGAACTTCCGAACGGAATCCACGAAACGGGTAAGGAAGATTTCCATTCTTCCCAGGGATAGAATTCTTCCCAGAGAACGAGCGAATGCAAAAATAAATGATACGGTTTCGGCGAAGCCGTGCTCATGAGATCGGGAGAATTTTGAGCTTCGGAAGGTTCGGATTCCGCTTTGGCAAAAAATTTCTTCCAAGGTTTTTCGTGAAGGGAAAGCAGGGACTTGTGTAAGAGCTTCCAAATTCTATACTTGGTCTGTTCGGGAAAACTCGAATGAAGCTTTTGTTTGATCCGAACCTTTTGTTTTCCGCCCGCGAACGCGCTCGTCTCCACTTCCACCGCGCCCGCGAACCGGGGAGGAACTCCGTTTTCCAAAGGAAGATTGGTTTCGTAGAGAAGATGTTGGACCTGTCTTGGATCCACGATCTGCTCCTTGGTGAATTCTTCGTGAAGAATCGGTTGCAGTCGTCTTTCGATTCGGACTCGTTTGCTTTGAAAGAAGGGAAGAAGATTGACCTTCCAAATTCGATCCAAGCGAAGCTGAAGGTTTGTAAAAAAGGTTCTGAACATCGGCGGGGTTTGAGGGTTAGTTTTTTGTCTCCGGGAAGATTCTCCACTGAAAAAAGAAAAAAGTCTTCCAAAATCCTTCCTAAACGCCAGAAATTCGGCGGAAAGGTTGACAGGGAGAGGCGTCGATTGATCCTGTCCTTACTATGGCCAGAAGATGTGAAGTAACCGGGAAGGGCACTGTAGCCGGAAACAACGTTTCCCATTCCCACATTAAGACAAGAAGAACCTGGAAGGTGAATCTTATCAAAAAAAGAATCTTTTTGGAAGATGAGAACCGTTGGGTTACAGTTCGTCTTTCTACCAGAGCTCTTCGTACTCTGAGAAAAAAAGGAATTAAGGCCGCCATCAAAGATAACGGCGGATCCTTGGGCGTTCTTGCTCCAAAAAAATACGCGGGAATCCAAAAACAGGCCCCTAAAAAAGCCTGATCCTGCGTTTCTAAAGTGGTTTTCCCGAATCTTTTCTCTTCTTAGAAAAGAATTCGGGGAGGTCGCAACCCCCCTTCATTTTCAAAAAGACTACGAACTCGCGATTGCCGTGATCCTTAGTGCGCAATGCACGGACGAACGAGTCAATCAAGTCACCCCGGCTCTTTTTAAAGCCTTTCCCAGTTTAGAATCCTTTGCAAACGCCGATCTGAAAGAGATCGAAACGCTGATCTTTTCCACGGGCTTTTACCGCAATAAGGCGAAGTCGATTCAAGGTTTTGCCAAGAAATTGTTAAACGACTTCGGCGGTAAAATTCCGAAAACGATCGCGGAGCTGATTACGCTTCCCGGTTTCGGAAGGAAAACGGCGAACGTAGTTTTGTCGGAAGTGCACGGTCGTGTGGAAGGAATCGTAGTCGATACGCACGTAAATCGGATTTCGAAAGTGCTGGGTCTTACCACCAAGACCGATCCGGTTCAAGTGGAGAAGGATCTGATGGCTCTTCTTCCCGAAAAGTATTGGAGGGATATTTCCTTATATCTCATCTTTTTGGGTAGAAAAAGCTGCAAGGCTCATCGAAGATTCTGCGAAGATTGTATCTTAAAAAAAGATTGTCCCTCGTCCTCAGTCGTATACGGAGCTTAATAGAATATGGAAGTATTTATCGATCAAAAATTGGAAGGAATGGAACTCGCGACGCAGCATATCGTGATGTCGAGGGATCTCAATCAGCACGGATTTCTTTTCGGAGGTCAGATGCTTGCGTGGATCGACGAAGGATGCGCGATGTATGTGATGGAAAAGATCCGCTATTCCAATATCGTCACGGTGAGTATGGCGGATGTAGTATTTAAAAGTCCGGGGCTTCTCGGGGATATCATCCAGATTTTTTCCAAGATCGACAAGATCGGAAACAGTTCGATCACGATCCGAAACACGTCCATCGGAAAAAGTCAAAGCCGCAAAGAACTCAAAGAAATCATCGATTGTAAGATCACGTACGTTTGTCTGGATGAAAACGGAAAACCGTTTCCGTATTTCCGCGATCATTTCGAACTTCAGGATCTGAAGTAAGACCGTCATGGCCTCTCGTTTTCCCGTTTCGGTGGAAAAAGAATCCAAACTTCTGGAACTGATGGAAGTTCTTCAGATTAAGGAAACCGATCTGGAGGAAAGTTTTACAAGAAGCGGAGGCAAGGGCGGTCAAAACGTAAATAAGGTTTCGACGGCCGTTCATCTCAAACATAAACCTTCGGGGATCGAAGTCAAATGTTCCTTGTATCGAACACAGGGACTCAACCGGTATAAGGCCCGCGCCATTCTTTGCGAAAAAGTCCAGGAAGAGAATCGAAAGAAAGAAGGCGTCTTAAGCGACGAACGAAAAAAAACGATTCGAAACAAACAGAAGGACGCAAAACGAAAGAAGGAAAAGTATTCCAGAAAGAGTCAAAATTCTTCTTCCATTCTTTCCGAACCGGAAGAAAGTTTTGAAGAAGAACGGGACGATTCGGATATTTCGGATGAAAGAGAAGTCGAAAGCTGAAACAAACGTTTTGAATCGGAGATTTCGTCTAACTAGTGTTTATGCCTGAAATTCTCAATCATACCCTCATTCTGGAAAAGATCAAAAACCTCGGCGCTTCTCCGGGTTGTTATCTGTGGAAGTCCAAAAAGGGAGAGGTTTTATACGTAGGCAAAGCGAAGAATCTAGACAAACGGATCCGCAATTATCTCAAAGAAAAACATCCCGATATCAAAACCCGCGCGTTGCAGAGAGAAATTTTCGACCTGGACTGGATTGCGACCGGAACCGAAAAGGAAGCGCTGATCTTAGAAGCGACTCTCATCAAAAAACACAATCCGCGTTTCAACGTCCGTCTCAAAGACGACAAAAAGTACCCGTATATCTGCGTTTCCCTCTCAGAACCCTATCCGATGGTGTATATCACTAGAAAACTCAAGGACAACGGAGATCGTTACTTCGGTCCGTATTCGGACGTACGATCCACTCGGGAAACGTTAGACATTATCTTAAGAATTTTTCCGGTCCGCAAAACGAGACAGGTTCTTCCTTTGCCCAAACCCAGAAGACCTTGTTTGAACTTCGATATGGGCCGTTGTCTCGGACCTTGTCAAGGAACCATTCCAGTAGAAGATTATAAAGTCGTAATAGACCAAGTGATTCAATTCCTGGAAGGAAAAAAGGAATCCCTTGCGGGAGATTTGAGCGTCAAGATGTCATCCGCTTCCGATCGGATGGATTTCGAAAAGGCCGCTCGTTATCGCGACATGCTGCAGCGGATCAATAACTTCCGGGAAAAACAAACCGTCGTCAGTACGGAAGGCGGGGACGAGGACGTGATCGGTTTTGCGAGAAAGCAGGACGAGGGTCAGGTGATTCTTTTGGAAGTGAGGGGAGGAAGACTCGAAACCAAAAAGTCCTTTCCGATCCAGGGTGTGCAGGATGCGGAAGATTCCGAAATCATCGGCGCGTTCTTTCGCGATTATTATTTGAACGCGGCCTTGGTTCCGCCTTCGATTTTTATTCCCACGGATATCAAAGAAGAAGTTTCCGCGGTCATCGACGTTCTTCAGGAAAAAACGGGATTTAGACCCAAGCTCAAATCTCCCCGCAGCGGAGACAAACGTTCTCTCTTAAAGATCGCCGAGAAAAACGCCGAACTCAGTCTCACGGAAAGAATGCTCGCGACCCATTACAGGGACCAAAGCGCTGCCTTAAAGGAAATCCAAGAGATGTTTTCCCTCGAACGTCCGCCGCATATCATCGAATGTTATGACATCAGTCACTTTCAAGGTTCTCAGCCGGTTGCAAGCGGGGTTATGTTTGTGGAAGGAAAACCCTTCAAACAAGGATACAGAAAGTACAATATGCGAGGCTACGAGGGGATCAACGATCCCGGGATGATCCACGAGGTGATTTCCAGACGCTTGCAAAGAATCATCAACGAAGAAGGAGTATTTCCGGATTTGATGGTGATCGACGGAGGTCCTACCCAGTT
The window above is part of the Leptospira yasudae genome. Proteins encoded here:
- the nth gene encoding endonuclease III, whose translation is MLQKNTRESKNRPLKKPDPAFLKWFSRIFSLLRKEFGEVATPLHFQKDYELAIAVILSAQCTDERVNQVTPALFKAFPSLESFANADLKEIETLIFSTGFYRNKAKSIQGFAKKLLNDFGGKIPKTIAELITLPGFGRKTANVVLSEVHGRVEGIVVDTHVNRISKVLGLTTKTDPVQVEKDLMALLPEKYWRDISLYLIFLGRKSCKAHRRFCEDCILKKDCPSSSVVYGA
- a CDS encoding acyl-CoA thioesterase — protein: MEVFIDQKLEGMELATQHIVMSRDLNQHGFLFGGQMLAWIDEGCAMYVMEKIRYSNIVTVSMADVVFKSPGLLGDIIQIFSKIDKIGNSSITIRNTSIGKSQSRKELKEIIDCKITYVCLDENGKPFPYFRDHFELQDLK
- a CDS encoding peptide chain release factor family protein; translated protein: MASRFPVSVEKESKLLELMEVLQIKETDLEESFTRSGGKGGQNVNKVSTAVHLKHKPSGIEVKCSLYRTQGLNRYKARAILCEKVQEENRKKEGVLSDERKKTIRNKQKDAKRKKEKYSRKSQNSSSILSEPEESFEEERDDSDISDEREVES
- the uvrC gene encoding excinuclease ABC subunit UvrC, which gives rise to MPEILNHTLILEKIKNLGASPGCYLWKSKKGEVLYVGKAKNLDKRIRNYLKEKHPDIKTRALQREIFDLDWIATGTEKEALILEATLIKKHNPRFNVRLKDDKKYPYICVSLSEPYPMVYITRKLKDNGDRYFGPYSDVRSTRETLDIILRIFPVRKTRQVLPLPKPRRPCLNFDMGRCLGPCQGTIPVEDYKVVIDQVIQFLEGKKESLAGDLSVKMSSASDRMDFEKAARYRDMLQRINNFREKQTVVSTEGGDEDVIGFARKQDEGQVILLEVRGGRLETKKSFPIQGVQDAEDSEIIGAFFRDYYLNAALVPPSIFIPTDIKEEVSAVIDVLQEKTGFRPKLKSPRSGDKRSLLKIAEKNAELSLTERMLATHYRDQSAALKEIQEMFSLERPPHIIECYDISHFQGSQPVASGVMFVEGKPFKQGYRKYNMRGYEGINDPGMIHEVISRRLQRIINEEGVFPDLMVIDGGPTQLTKACEAAVEAGAEGIPMVGLAKKREEIYFPGDNEPFIFDMNSPGMKLLRHLRDEAHRFGVTHHRSRRNKETMRALIQDVPDIGFKRSKLLLQHFSGEKKIEDATKEELLAVPGIGDNLAEKILKQLQKKE